One Candidatus Chazhemtobacterium aquaticus genomic window, AATATTGATTACCTCAATCGCCATCGTCGGACAAGACTGAGCTGCCAGCAACTTCTCCTCATCTACATTGCCATCCTGGTCAATAATATCCGCAATATTCTGCTCGTTTAGCTTAAAAGTAGCCGACGCGATTGCCTCACATGACGCTGCTCCAATACACTTATCATTAATTACCTTTACCTGATACTTAGTCTTAACCGGCTTATCTTCTGATCCTTTTGAATAACTCATTCTATTTATAAAACTTAAATTGTAACGCTACCCCATATCCTAATAAAACTTAAGCGAGTCCACAATCCCCTTGTTCCTAAAAAAACTTCTCAAAATTAACCTCACTCTCACCCACTCCCAACGACATCAACAATTTACTAGTCTCCTCAACCATCTCTCTGCTTCCACATA contains:
- a CDS encoding ferredoxin — protein: MSYSKGSEDKPVKTKYQVKVINDKCIGAASCEAIASATFKLNEQNIADIIDQDGNVDEEKLLAAQSCPTMAIEVINIETGEKIWPK